The genomic segment GCGCTTCCCATTCATCTCTGGCGTTGGCATACTCtgatcttccaaagaactatttttcaactcttcTAAAGCTTTATCTATGTCACTCATAGTGCTTTTGACAGATATTTGCCTATCTACCGGCTTCCGCTTCTGTTCAACCGTTATTGGCGCTGCTGTTTCTATTACCTGAGGAGTTGAAAGTTCACTGGTTGATCCATTTACCGATAGATTAGAGTTCCCCTTGCCAGCAGATCCCACTCTCCTGTTAGATTTAGCCCTTATGATACCTGGTCTCGCATTAAATGTCATTTCTTGTGTAAATATCACTGGAAAAAGTCCTTCTTCGTTGGTTCTCAAATTTCTACCGTAATACCACCCATCGTTgtattcttcatcgtccGTAATCACCTGTATTTTATCTCCGGGTTTCATATCTAGTTCATCTTGCATTCTCTTGGTATATTCATTAATTACAATGTATACTGAATTACGCTTAACGGAGCCAGTACTGAAAGCGCTAACGGGTCCATCGTTGGACGAAGCAACACCTGCAGTATCCAGCCTTGCCAGCGATGGTTGCATCCTCTTGAAACTCATCTCCTCTGtatttttttaccaaataacGATGAGAGTGAAGGTATAGAATATTTGATAGTCAGCCACTAACAAATGCTTACTAAATAAGCGACTTCTCTCTAATCGTAACCTGGAGAAAACAGTCCTGTAGGTATTCTAACAAACCGTTTTTATCCTGCAATACTCAGATAGCTTGTCAAAAGTGAACTCACGATACTTTTAGCTCTATCTTGACTCCCTTGTTATGAGACATTCCCCAATTGATTCGActcactttttttttcgttctTCAACTCATCACCAAAATCATGCATCAGCTACAATTCACGTGATTTCTGCACcacgtgatattcacgtgaTATGGTTGAGGATAATATAGTACTACATAGCGATTAGCATACCTTTAGTACACTATTATGACATTAGTTTACGTTCAATATAGCCAGCTAGCAACGTCTTGCAGTCCTGAAGGATGAACTGGCAAATAGTATCGGATACCTGTGCAAACAAAGGATCATTCTGTTGATTGTATCCATCCCGTCGGCACAATTCCTGGTACAGCGTTGTAATTAGCTGTTTATAGTGAGGAAATTTCGTATAGTTCTCCCTCTGTGCAGGTTCCTCTTCTCCATGCCAGTCTGGTGTAGATCTAGTGCtctttgttgaaaataGTGGTGGTCTATGCTGTTTAGATGGACCAAAAGCGTTACTAAACCAGTACGGATCGATACTGAGCCTTCTAAAATGCCTCTCTATCCTGCTCGGAGTCCCCGACGGGTCTCTAGTTTCTGCAGTACTATCAGATTGATTCGATCGCGGGCTTCCAATACTAGATGTCTCTATGATTCTTTGCAAGGACTTTATGACATTGAGACAACTGTCGTCAGACGATTTATCAGACCTCAGCAGCTGTACCAGTTCTGAAATAACATCGCATTTAATTGGTACGTCTAGTATAGGGAAACCGGCGACATCCTCAGCATACAAATCAATTTCCCATGCTCTTTTATTCATCGCAATGCATTTAGTAATCAATACATGgtccttttcaaaactttccACAATTCTTCCCAACGCATTGATACTGTTTCCGTGCCTGCTGGATGACGTATTGCTAGTGTCATCGAAAGGTTCAATATTTACATCGGAAAGAAAGGTCAACCTGTCGATATCGTCAATATGGGAAACCAAACCTAATTCTAACCGTCGTGACATGATTGCTGAACAAGTTGCGGAAGGCTTTCACTCATCTTGCTCCAACCGCAATGACTATTTGCAGCCTATCCTTTTGCCTCGCTTGTTTGTTCACTTCTTTGCTATGTGAATAAAGGCGCTTCTTGCATTGTAAAATACGCAATATTGTACATATATTCTTCCACTGAGCAAGTGTCCATAACTGCCGGTAGCCTCATCAGTAAAATTAGTGGACCGTCGATGCCTTTGTTAAGCAGTAAGAACAAGTCACAGAGGCCCAAGTTTCTTCTATATCTAAagattgatgaattaattAATATACCCCAGTCATCTGGGTACTGTTATGTGAAGTGGAATCTAAAGGATGGTACAGGTACTTCCAACCATAGGTTGAGAAGtagtggtgaagatgagaataaCATGATAGGACACCAGAACCACGGAGTGACACCTAGAGTTGCCGTGGAGCACCATAGGGTTCGATGGAATTATCAGTTGAAGAAACCAATCGAAGTGAAGTTGCAAGTGGATAAGACTAGAAATTTAGAGGCTAAAAGATTAGTATTGGACATATATTTCGAGCTTTTAGAGAATGGCAATGAGAGTAACAATGACGGTTCAGCCCAAAAGACTAAGAGAACAAGCCTTGACATTCCCAACGCTGTAAAGAGTCCCAACAACGTATATTCACCAAAAGTATCGAACAGATCACAGTTAGGTAGTGTGATTCTTAACATTGCAGAATATGTCAGGGAGGATGAACAGCCGATTACCAATAGATTtctattgaagaaatcgaaAGTTAATTCTATTATCAATTTGACGcttcaaatgaaattgacGAGAGGTTCCTATGACGATTTTCTTATTTCAAAGGCTTCAAGTAGTCAACCAGCCGGAGGAGTTCGCTTGGGgattgatgatattttagATGATGCTTCAGAAAAATCTAGCCCAGCTTCATCAACCTTCCAAGGTTCTACGAGTGGCGGCGGTTCGCCGCGTTCTAACCATCATACTCGCTCATTACGGAGTTCCTTACGTTTTGGTAGTGGAAATCATACTAATAATTCCAATGGCGGCTCTGGTAATAAGGCTCAATCATATATGGGGATGGGTTCGCCTTCATCTCCTGGTAATACAACATCCTCTTCAATGAATCCGCTTGTGGAAcatctttatcaaaaaACCTTTCAATTACCGTGGGATCCAAGGCCTGGTGAATTCACCCCCAAGGAATGCGTGGAAGATATTTTACAAGGCGGTAACGGTTGGGCAAGGAATGAAAAGGGTATAAACCTAATTGATATTCAAGCATTGAAACTAATTGAGATGGAAGTTGAATATCAGGATAATCAAAGATACGGTGCtaatgaaaaaatgaatgCTACGAAGAGAATGGAACTGAATACAAGCGCAGACGAATACAATTCAATGGATAAGagagaatttttggaaaaaatgcACAGTTGGAGTCACACATCACAAAATCAAAAGAGGATGATTAACAACGAGAATAGCAGAGGTAATGCACTCACTGAAGGTGGTGCGGGACAATCAGAACCTATTAACGCAGATCGCATTAGGGACGCTAGAACCTGGACAATCAATAGTATTCTTGCGTAACTTATATGCGAATGCAAttatgtatgtatgtacttatatatttatttatAATTTTACATTTTAATTGGATTTACACATGACAAACAAGGAATCTGTCCTTAGCAGGCTCACCAGTGGGCTTGGACATAATGTAAAAGTCTGACAGGGGCAACGGCAACTAgatttaatgaaaatacCATGTGTTAAACCTCTTAGAGGGCACCTAGTTGGTCTAGCATCTCTTATACCTGCAAGAGATCCAAATCGGACCAGACGACATCCCGAAATATAGATGGGGTCCAGCCCCATTGGCCTCTTACGCTTTTTCTGTCGTTgttggaatttcaaaatgtgtgtcttcttttgataatttacCCTGGGTAAAGGTTGTCTCCTAACAGCTAGCTGTGGCATATAACATTGATTAATCAAGTTTGCAGGCCAATTCAACTGCAATGGATAGTGTTGATCGCTACCACCTGGGAAAAATTCGAAATCTAGGGCCAAATACGGGAGCGGTGAATACAAGTCAAAGTTCATCTAGCAATTCTCCTAAAAATATGCGTTCTTTGCCCCCTTCCCCCTTCCTTCTTAATTCCTTGTCTAATTCAACATCCTTTTTCCATAACCGGTTCCAACTGCCGCCTTTCGTAGACTTTATTTCTGTGTAACGGTCAAGACACAAACTCCTATATCATtcaaaataattttttcctcAACTCTTTTTAACCCTGAGTTTCCTGAGAACTACCAATCTGATATCCTTTAGTTTAACTTCACTTCTGCAAAGTGCACAATTACCACTTTTACGATGTGTCCTTGAACTATTAACCATCTGGAAAAGGCAAGCAACGCAAAAGATGTGACCACAAGGTGTCATAACTGCAGTATCAGGAGGTTCAAAGCAAATGGGGCAGTGATATTCTCTAACGGCTTTATTTGCAGGTGgttttggtggattttCTTGCTCATTCTCTTCCCGTGGCACATCCTTCACCTGTTGTTCAGCGGCTTCATCCTCCAAGTCTATTGTCTCTGTTGTTTTCCCCCTGctaccttcttcttgtgtctcatcatcaacttcaTTAAGTACTCTCATTAAATCAACTTCTTCACTGGGGGCATCCTCACAGGCGTCTCTCTCACCTACCACTTCAAATGAGACATCTGTCTCACTTTCACTTTCACTACGGGAATCTCTACTAagtcttcttctcttgttgGGCTCCTCATCAGCTGTATCCTCCTCACTCGATAATCTATTCATGACAGCTTCGCAATCTTATGATGGTCTGAATACATGCTTGTAAGTATACAGCTTCAAATACcttttatatatatgtattaTTGATATGTTCAAGATTATTAGCCTAGGTATTTTGATCGTGAGGAAACCCTAACGGACAGAGATAGGGCACAGAGATCACACGATTATCACATGCGTCTCGTTTTCAAATGACGAGTGACTGTTTGGGTACTACATCCGTACATCCAAAGATGTCcgtcttttttttaagtgaaaagtttcagaaaattgacaaaatattcaattgaCGCAAATTTTCTAGAGGGACGCAGAATCACCGCGATGGCCCATCGCATCGACGACAGCACACACGCAGTGCGGGCATGGCACACCAATGGCAGAGTAGTAACAGTAGTAGTTGGCGATGATAGTACTGATTAGATACTTCATTTTAAAGGTTTAGTACGTGAAAGTTCCTTGACTGAGTCTATCGAGACCATTAAAATAAGCAAATAATGTCCAGCGGTGCTCAAGGTACAAAGTTCAGAATCTCTCTAGGTTTGCCAGTCGGCGCCGTCTTGAACTGTGCTGACAACACTGGTGCTAGAAACCTTTATGTTGTGGCTGTTAAAGGTTCTGGTACCCGTTTGAACAGATTGCCAGCTGCCTCCCTAGGTGACATGGTTATGGCAACCGTTAAGAAAGGTAAGCCagaattgagaaagaaaattatGCCAGCTATTGTGGTCCGTCAAGCTAAGCCATGGAGAAGAAAGGACGGTGTCTTCTTGTACTTCGAAGACAATGCCGGTGTTATCGCCAATCCAAAGGGTGAAATGAAAGGTTCTGCTATTACTGGTCCTGTTGGTAAAGAATGTGCTGATTTGTGGCCTCGTGTGGCTTCCAACTCAGGTGTTGTTGTTTAAATTCCAATAGTATCAATTATCAGAGAAAACTATATATTAGAGAGAGGAATTTAATTGTTTTTTTAATATCATTACGGagcttccaatttttttttcatatGTATAGTTATTACTACTAGAatctcttttcatcatgaATAGTCTTTAAAAAAACTTGAATTAAGTATATTCTCAACCTCGAACAGTAGCGATCCCATGGAGAATTTAGGTATAGTGAATACTCTTAGGGATCTAGAGTCCAACAAAGTAAAGAACAGAAGCAAAGCACTTGATGATTTGACTTCAACCCTTAAGCAGAGTCCAGATCTGATACCTACAAAGCTACTGGGTCCAACAGCGGAGACCCTTGTTTCTCAGATAACTTTAGAGCACGAAAGATACTGCGATTTATTGGAGAAGCAAGATTCTAGCCAATCCAATAAACTTTCGCTCCAAGAGAATAAATTTTCCACGTTAGCATACGTATTAAGATTGTATGTGGAGAAGACATGCTCAAGATTTAAACCCAAGACGGTTAATCTGCTTCTTTATGCATGCCAAGTCTTCATATCCGATAGAAGCAACACAGTTAAACTGTTGCATCCGATTTCAATCCATTTCTCATATACATTATTGGCACTAATACGGTGCAACttatttcaattgaaatatggTAGTTTTACTTGGTTTGACGTTACTGAAAAAATATGTTCAATACTGGAAGAAAGATTTAAAGTTTCAACCAATGATAGGAACGTTTCCAATTTGCTAGAATGTTTGAGTGAACTGATATCGTTGGATACAATTCGTCTGAGGGATGTTTCGGCGGCTACCTACAGAGTGCTTTCAGGATACTTACAATTAAGTCAGAAAGAAACTGTTAACACAAGATTAATACTGTCACTAGTGAATCAATTCATTGTGAAATCTCATATCCATCATGTAAATCGATGCATACAGCTGATTAGGGCTACTTGGAACCATGCTCTAGTTATAGGATTCGCTATAAATACTGACATTCAAAGGGAATTATCATATTGTGATATATTCGCGAGTGAACTAATAGTGAACAAGTTACCTCTAATGGTGGGACATGAAGTTCATGAAGATGTTACTTCTTTGTTACAGGAATATCTGACACAGAGGTTGGTCAATTTTAAACCAACGAGTTTGACCTTAGATTGCTTACAGTTGAACGAACGAAGTGAACACAAGGTCGAATGGTTTGAGTTTTACGATTTCCAATTACTAGAGTCGTCAGATCCACACGATTGGTTCAACCTTCTGGCAATCATAAACCTCATGCGAAGCTATTACTGCATAGCGGGGCCAGAAAATTTGGCAGTGCAATTGTTtaaaagaaggaaaattcAATCTGGCATTGCTTCTTTTCTTAAAGACTCTTCAAAACTGGAAGATTTCATATGCAATGCTTTTGAACAAGGAGAACCAAATGTTCGACTATTGGCACTACAAATATGTGCATTTCACAACGCAAACAATGTTGTCGATTCCTCATATTATGAACGACTGAAGGAATTACTATTACAAGGGTTTGGAGATGTGAATTTGACCGGTTGGACTTGCCTATGTCTCATTTCATTAATAACCCAGAAAGATTTCTCCCTAGGGGAACATGATGTCAATAGAATTTTCAAACTTTGTCTGCCATTGGTCAAAATACCAAAATGGTGTCAATTATCATGTGGGTTGCTGGCAACCGCTATGAAATATTCTAAACATCGTATATCAGATCCATCAACTTTAAATCAGATTCATGACCTTTACGAATTATCGCCTATCAATGGTCCCTATGCGGCTTGTAATGAAGCCTTCAAATTTTGGCAATACCTGGAAAATTAtggtaaagaattgcaatttAGACAATCTGATTCCACAATGATTAAACTTTTGGAATGGTTAAACCATAAATGGGATCAACTGCTACCCCTCGAGCAGCATCAAGATAAATTTTACATATTTGTCGCTTGGTTGAGCAATAGACCTATACAGCCAGGTAAGGAAGTTGATGATTATTTCCCAAATTGTCTATTGTATGATTGGAAGTACGGCTCATGGCAAGAGTATTATAATCTTTGGATCCAATACAAGGAAGAAAGAGCGTTCCTTTTACTAAAAGATCTTCCTAGCAAGCTTCCTAAGagtaaagaagaagctaCCAGTATAGCAGCTATTGCTGTTGATCGTGTTGCCTTGCACAAACTGTTGTATCGGTTGTTAGAAACCATTGAAGGTAACTGCCATTTCGCCCCGTTGTTACGATTTAAATGGATCATCCAGATCCTAAAGGTTATCAATTGTTTAGTGGGTGATTTGTCCTTCTTATCTTTTATTGATGATTTTCAAAGATCTGTGGCACTCTTCTTGCAATCTCTAAAGTTTGATGATAGGACATCATTTTTGGTATTTTTCCATCAGATTGTATCTCTTAAAATGCCTAATGTAGAGCATTTGATATTTAATGGATTGGACATACAGGATATGATGGTTAATTTTCGGAAAACTCTAGATCCGGTAAATGGTAGATCTGTTTCTCGTATTGATCACATCGATGCTATCGTGGCTCGTGGCTCAGAAGTAAGTGCGACCCATTCAATTACCTGTGGCATGAACCCATTTTACCGCTATGATTTCCAGACATCCGTTGAGGCCCTTTTACATGTTCTTGAAGCCCAAAGTGAACCTGTGAGTCGCCGATTCGAGGCACTTTTAGATTTCTTAAACGGCTTGAAGACAGAAACTTTCGTCAGTTGCTTAGGTCCAGTAATAGcattttttgaaaacagTACTAAAGGTTATCTAGATCCTACCCTGTTAGAACAGTTTACGCAGCTTGCCAGTGAACACTTGCTTAGCAAAGAGTACCTCACTTCCAATTTGAGTATGTATTGGATGAGCAGTTACTTAGATGTCATTAGGCCTCATTGGATGATTAACGGCGGGAGTTCTTTGAATTCAGACTGTAATGATATTCTGGATTGGGtgatttcaagatttgaagatgctgCCTTTAGTGGAGTATATGCGATAACACGTTTGTCGCAACTTCTTCTGCACATGTTGAAATTCCATGACATTTCCCGTGTGTGTGTGAAGGGTGGTAAGCAACGGATTTTTGCAACCTTCATCGACTGCCTGAAGAAACTTGACAAGGCTACAGTATTGACTCAATTGCCTGAAATTATCGATTATATGTCAGTCGTTAGCTACAAAAACCAAAAGATCATCTTCTCGGAAATTAAGGATCTTTTCGAACCCCCGCAACAAAGCATTGAATATACAGCATTTTACACTTTGGCCATGTTAAGGTTTTCTTTGTTATCTTATTCCAATCTCATTCTGGCCCTGCAAAGTATGATAGTTTCTTCCAGATTTGAACATACGTGCGTATACATCATGACTGCCTTAGAGAAAATTACTATAGAATTGCGATTATCCTCCCTCATGGATTTGTTCgatctttgtaaatttgaTGTATTTTCGTTCTGGTTCTCTCAGAGCGACAATTTATTGGAGGGACATAATGCAGGCGGTAATGCGAGCAAGTGGGATATCAGTCTGTTTGGCTTTGAAAGcttggatgaatttaaaaaatcCCATTACTCAGATTTAGCGGcctttttattttctagAGGTTATCAGACTTTACCGTTAATGCAGGAAATAAAAGATATAGTGGGAAAATCTGACGAACAGCTACTGTGGGATAGCTATTATATGGCTGTTCCGCTTTCCTATGTTGAACGAGGAGCAGGAAACCTTATATTTACAATTGGGAAAGAACTGTCGAATGATCTCACGAAATCTTGCAATCAACTTCTGGTCTATCGATGGGTTTTAAAATACTGTGATTTTGGGTCTCTTGTAGATACAGGGTTGATATTGGGAAAATTGTTTCCAAACTCCAAATTTCTGGCTGACCTCTTCCCGCCGAACGCACATACTTCTCGTTTCCAATTCCCGCTACATATTCCACCAGAACGTTGGGCAATACTTCTTCTGAATTTTCCCCATCGACCTACTTTCTCAGCGGGCGAGTTGCACTTTTTGATTCTTTGGATCCTAACAGATCTCGAGATCTCAAAGTTCCATGAGATACGGTTGAATTGCATCCGTCAAataaaatttatcattgtTGGTCATGAGAAGGTCCTTTCTAATTgtccttttttttcaaatattttgaagacACTTGCGCGATACTTGGGAGATGTGAAGCTTCACCAGGAGGTACTTCAACTGATCGCTTCTTTCATAAAATTGTCTAGCCAAAATGATTTATCAATTGTCGATGCTCTTTCCTCGATTTATGCGGAAGTTCTCATATTTATGAAAGATCCTCAAAGGGAGATTAACGAATCTTTCAGGAAATTATCAAGATCCATAGCTAGTCGTCCTATTCAATTCTCCAAAACTTGGAAGTTCTGTGATGATATTGTTCAGGGTATGACTCCAAGTGAGGATATTTATCAAACTGACgaacttttgaaaactGAAGACTGTGGTGTCGATAAAATCGTCCTACTGTCTCTGATGTTTTCATATGCTAAAGCGCCAGATATCTGTCAGTTAAAGCTTGAACCCACGAATTTGGCTGTCAGtaatttgttgaaatatGATATACCGAAGGAGTTTATCTCGAGAAATGTAGAACTGTGGACCGCCTACTACTTTGATTCTTTTGGATCGGCGCAAGAGACCAGTGAGCTGCTTGAGAAATCTAATCTTGCGCAGCAGAATATGAGCTTTCGTGACCTTTTCAGTGAGCCAGGTtccttgaattttttattcGCAGAATTTTTCGATACCTTGGAGGATAGCTTGATGCAAGAATCCTGTCAAGTTCAATTTTTGTGGGAATCTGTATTGgcttttcttttgaatagTTATAGCTATGACCAGGAAAACTTCCCACGTATCAACGATACTTTCTATGAAAAATACAGGAAGAGATGTGTTCCTATGGATAGAGATTTATTCACTCTGTTGCATGGGAAGATTAATGCCGTTCATGATCTGGAAGCATTCATTACAGGTCGTTTCTTATCGACTACAATATCGTACGATGAGTGGTTATTAGAGTTCGCTGGATCTTTATTGAAAGACTTGTCATTAATTCTACCGGACATTATGTTGTTTTATCATTTGTGCTCAGCATCTCGAAAATTCACTGAAGGTATTTTAACTATTCTTTTTA from the Zygosaccharomyces rouxii strain CBS732 chromosome B complete sequence genome contains:
- a CDS encoding uncharacterized protein (conserved hypothetical protein) is translated as MSRRLELGLVSHIDDIDRLTFLSDVNIEPFDDTSNTSSSRHGNSINALGRIVESFEKDHVLITKCIAMNKRAWEIDLYAEDVAGFPILDVPIKCDVISELVQLLRSDKSSDDSCLNVIKSLQRIIETSSIGSPRSNQSDSTAETRDPSGTPSRIERHFRRLSIDPYWFSNAFGPSKQHRPPLFSTKSTRSTPDWHGEEEPAQRENYTKFPHYKQLITTLYQELCRRDGYNQQNDPLFAQVSDTICQFILQDCKTLLAGYIERKLMS
- the SPR6 gene encoding Spr6p (weakly similar to uniprot|Q01684 Saccharomyces cerevisiae YER115C SPR6 sporulation-specific protein involved in sporulation), whose product is MNFDLYSPLPYLALDFEFFPGGSDQHYPLQLNWPANLINQCYMPQLAVRRQPLPRVNYQKKTHILKFQQRQKKRKRPMGLDPIYISGCRLVRFGSLAGIRDARPTRCPLRGLTHGIFIKSSCRCPCQTFTLCPSPLVSLLRTDSLFVMCKSN
- the SLX8 gene encoding SUMO-targeted ubiquitin ligase complex subunit SLX8 (some similarities with uniprot|P40072 Saccharomyces cerevisiae YER116C SLX8 Protein containing a RING finger domain that forms a complex with Hex3p mutant phenotypes and genetic interactions suggest a possible role in resolving recombination intermediates during DNA replication or repair) — protein: MNRLSSEEDTADEEPNKRRRLSRDSRSESESETDVSFEVVGERDACEDAPSEEVDLMRVLNEVDDETQEEGSRGKTTETIDLEDEAAEQQVKDVPREENEQENPPKPPANKAVREYHCPICFEPPDTAVMTPCGHIFCVACLFQMVNSSRTHRKSGNCALCRSEVKLKDIRLVVLRKLRVKKS
- a CDS encoding 60S ribosomal protein uL14 (highly similar to uniprot|P04451 Saccharomyces cerevisiae YER117W), producing MSSGAQGTKFRISLGLPVGAVLNCADNTGARNLYVVAVKGSGTRLNRLPAASLGDMVMATVKKGKPELRKKIMPAIVVRQAKPWRRKDGVFLYFEDNAGVIANPKGEMKGSAITGPVGKECADLWPRVASNSGVVV
- a CDS encoding uncharacterized protein (similar to gnl|GLV|KLLA0E20999g Kluyveromyces lactis KLLA0E20999g and some similarites with YBL086C uniprot|P38177 Saccharomyces cerevisiae YBL086C Protein of unknown function green fluorescent protein (GFP)-fusion protein localizes to the cell periphery), with protein sequence MPLLSSKNKSQRPKFLLYLKIDELINIPQSSGYCYVKWNLKDGTGTSNHRLRSSGEDENNMIGHQNHGVTPRVAVEHHRVRWNYQLKKPIEVKLQVDKTRNLEAKRLVLDIYFELLENGNESNNDGSAQKTKRTSLDIPNAVKSPNNVYSPKVSNRSQLGSVILNIAEYVREDEQPITNRFLLKKSKVNSIINLTLQMKLTRGSYDDFLISKASSSQPAGGVRLGIDDILDDASEKSSPASSTFQGSTSGGGSPRSNHHTRSLRSSLRFGSGNHTNNSNGGSGNKAQSYMGMGSPSSPGNTTSSSMNPLVEHLYQKTFQLPWDPRPGEFTPKECVEDILQGGNGWARNEKGINLIDIQALKLIEMEVEYQDNQRYGANEKMNATKRMELNTSADEYNSMDKREFLEKMHSWSHTSQNQKRMINNENSRGNALTEGGAGQSEPINADRIRDARTWTINSILA